Proteins encoded together in one Candidatus Sulfotelmatobacter sp. window:
- a CDS encoding FAD binding domain-containing protein, with protein MSLPEFRLLRPDTIEAAVGCLTEHAGNIRVLAGGTDLIPSMRQKLFEPQFVLDLRRVAAMRGIKPLPDGGIEIGALTALRAIERSNYLRRHFPVLTEAAATVASPVLRNMGTIGGNICLDTRCLWYNQSLTWRKGCGFCIKKDGDLCHVAPGGSKCWAVFSADTPPALLCLNAEIEIASAAETRRVLLRDFYTGLGDNYRKLQPNELVTRVFLPASAADYRGVYRKLRVRGSIDYPLAGVAVVIKRSNGHIADARLGITAVNPAPLLVKGASELLTGQMLDEALAAAAGDLAAKTAKPLTTSALTPEYRREMIRVFTKRAVLAAAGN; from the coding sequence TTGAGCCTTCCCGAATTCAGACTGCTCCGCCCAGATACCATTGAGGCCGCCGTCGGATGTTTGACCGAGCATGCGGGAAATATTCGGGTGCTGGCGGGTGGAACGGATCTGATTCCTTCCATGCGGCAAAAGCTTTTCGAGCCGCAGTTTGTTCTCGATCTGCGGCGCGTTGCCGCGATGCGCGGAATCAAGCCGCTTCCCGATGGCGGCATTGAAATTGGAGCCCTGACTGCGCTGCGCGCCATTGAGCGCTCCAATTATCTGCGCCGGCATTTTCCCGTGCTGACTGAGGCGGCCGCAACCGTGGCATCGCCGGTGCTTCGCAATATGGGCACGATCGGCGGTAACATCTGCCTCGACACCCGCTGCCTGTGGTACAACCAGTCGCTGACCTGGCGAAAAGGCTGCGGCTTTTGCATTAAGAAAGACGGCGATCTTTGCCACGTGGCGCCGGGCGGGAGCAAGTGCTGGGCGGTTTTCTCCGCAGATACTCCGCCCGCATTGTTGTGCCTGAACGCGGAAATTGAAATTGCCAGCGCCGCTGAGACGCGCCGCGTTTTATTGCGCGATTTCTACACCGGGTTGGGGGACAACTATCGCAAGCTGCAACCCAACGAATTGGTCACGCGCGTTTTCCTGCCGGCATCGGCTGCGGACTATCGGGGCGTGTACCGCAAGCTGCGAGTTCGCGGATCGATCGATTATCCGCTGGCGGGAGTTGCCGTTGTGATCAAGCGATCGAACGGTCACATCGCAGATGCGCGCTTAGGCATCACCGCCGTGAATCCCGCGCCCTTGCTGGTGAAAGGCGCCAGCGAGTTACTCACAGGCCAAATGCTCGATGAAGCGCTGGCTGCGGCCGCCGGCGATTTGGCCGCCAAGACCGCGAAGCCGCTCACCACATCTGCACTGACACCCGAATATCGGCGCGAGATGATTCGCGTCTTCACCAAGCGCGCGGTGCTGGCGGCGGCAGGGAACTGA
- a CDS encoding amidohydrolase family protein: MITDCHIHIQPMEMFKPHALELMKKKRANFDQIVEFCRSPKAFLKFMDESGVDRAMLINYVAPEVIGFTSGVNQFVADYVKENPKRLLSCGSLHPRHTTNVLADVEQILRLGLQMIKIHPPHQLLFPNDYLSGAKELEIIYRAAEANGVPVMFHTGTSIFPGARNKYGDPIYVDDVAVDFPKLKILLAHGGRPLWMQTAFFLVRRHPNVYLDISGIPPKTLLKYFPRLEEIAHKTLFGTDWPGPGVPDIKKNLDEFRALPLSKAVQQQILTKTALAMWPA; this comes from the coding sequence ATGATCACCGACTGCCACATTCACATTCAGCCCATGGAAATGTTCAAGCCCCATGCGCTTGAGCTGATGAAGAAGAAACGCGCGAACTTCGACCAGATCGTCGAGTTCTGCCGTTCGCCCAAGGCATTTCTCAAGTTCATGGACGAAAGCGGCGTTGATCGCGCCATGCTTATCAATTACGTGGCCCCCGAAGTGATCGGCTTCACCAGCGGAGTGAATCAGTTCGTCGCCGACTATGTGAAGGAGAATCCGAAGCGGTTGCTCTCCTGTGGCAGCCTGCATCCGCGCCACACCACGAATGTGCTCGCCGACGTGGAGCAGATTCTGCGACTGGGATTGCAGATGATCAAGATTCATCCGCCGCACCAGTTGCTTTTTCCCAATGATTATCTGAGCGGCGCAAAAGAGCTGGAGATCATTTACCGTGCTGCCGAAGCCAATGGTGTGCCCGTCATGTTCCACACAGGTACGTCAATTTTTCCCGGCGCCCGCAACAAATACGGCGATCCGATTTACGTCGATGACGTGGCCGTCGATTTCCCCAAGTTGAAAATTCTGCTTGCCCACGGGGGTCGGCCGCTCTGGATGCAGACCGCATTCTTTCTGGTGCGCCGGCATCCGAACGTGTATCTGGACATCAGCGGCATTCCGCCGAAGACGCTATTGAAATATTTTCCGCGCCTCGAGGAAATCGCGCACAAGACTCTGTTTGGGACGGACTGGCCTGGGCCGGGCGTCCCCGATATCAAAAAGAATCTTGACGAATTCAGGGCGCTTCCGCTCAGTAAAGCCGTTCAGCAGCAGATTCTAACGAAGACCGCGCTGGCGATGTGGCCTGCCTGA
- a CDS encoding S46 family peptidase: protein MKRFFAVLLTFAFVGSTLATADEGMWLYNAPPKDKIKAKYGFQLTQQWLDHVRLSSVRFNNGGSGSFVSPDGLTFTNHHVGAACVQQLSTEGHDYIKTGFYAKTQAEEAKCPNLELNQLVGIEDVTDKVNAGVKPEMSAADAGQAQRAAMSQVEKDCTTATGLRCDVVILYSGQVYNLYKYKKYTDVRLVFAPEFDIAFFGGDPDNFTYPRYDLDITFFRVYENDKPAHLDNYLQWSRTGVKEGDLIFVSGHPGNTGRMLTMAQLEFLRDVQYPLTLKFLQRRIAVLQDFSKQSEENARIAKEDIFGMQNGQKAITGYQSGLLDKSIMDVKAADEAKLRASFKSDPKNMGAPDPWDEIAQAIKMQQSIYPDLTYLERMRGFAGHLAQTARALVRVAAEKPKPNSERMREFRDSNLPSFEQQLFSTEPIYKSLETALLTDSLSDMQDTLGKDDPDVQKVLQGKTAAEAAKEMIASTKLDDVAVRKQLYEGGQAAIDASTDALIVAMRAIDADARATRKQYEDKVESVVRRDGTIVAKARFAQSGFAQPPDATFTLRLSYGAVKGYQENGKTIPFETNIGGAYQHAAEHNSQPPYNLPESWMQSKAKLDLKTPLNFVSTPDIIGGNSGSPTVNKAGEVVGIIFDGNIESLPWNFAFNDRQGRAVSVDSRGIQEALRKIYGATALADELMGTKADAARAGK, encoded by the coding sequence ATGAAACGATTCTTCGCTGTTCTGCTTACATTTGCCTTTGTGGGTTCGACTCTGGCCACAGCCGACGAGGGCATGTGGCTCTATAATGCGCCTCCAAAGGACAAAATCAAGGCAAAGTACGGCTTTCAACTTACCCAGCAGTGGCTCGACCACGTTCGACTATCGTCGGTGCGCTTCAATAACGGCGGCTCAGGCTCTTTTGTTTCGCCAGATGGACTGACCTTCACCAACCACCACGTAGGCGCCGCTTGCGTACAGCAACTCTCGACCGAGGGCCATGACTACATCAAGACTGGGTTCTACGCCAAGACTCAGGCGGAAGAGGCCAAGTGCCCCAACTTGGAACTCAACCAACTCGTGGGCATCGAGGATGTGACCGACAAAGTAAATGCAGGCGTGAAGCCGGAAATGTCGGCCGCCGATGCCGGACAGGCCCAGCGCGCTGCCATGTCCCAGGTCGAAAAGGACTGCACAACCGCAACCGGCCTGCGCTGCGATGTGGTCATACTTTATTCTGGCCAGGTTTACAACCTGTACAAATATAAAAAGTACACCGATGTGCGGCTGGTGTTCGCGCCGGAATTCGATATCGCCTTCTTCGGAGGCGATCCCGATAATTTCACTTATCCCCGCTACGATCTCGACATCACGTTCTTTCGCGTGTACGAAAACGACAAGCCGGCACATCTCGACAATTATCTGCAATGGTCGCGCACCGGCGTAAAAGAAGGCGATCTGATCTTTGTCTCGGGACATCCCGGAAACACGGGCCGCATGCTCACAATGGCGCAGCTTGAGTTCCTTCGCGATGTGCAATATCCGCTAACTCTGAAGTTCTTGCAGCGGCGCATCGCCGTTTTACAGGATTTCAGTAAGCAGTCGGAGGAAAACGCCCGAATCGCCAAAGAAGACATTTTTGGAATGCAGAACGGGCAAAAGGCGATTACCGGCTACCAGTCGGGGCTCCTCGACAAAAGCATCATGGACGTGAAAGCCGCAGACGAAGCTAAGCTACGCGCCTCGTTCAAGTCGGATCCGAAAAACATGGGAGCGCCCGATCCCTGGGATGAAATAGCCCAGGCGATCAAGATGCAGCAGTCCATTTATCCCGACCTGACTTATCTTGAGCGCATGCGCGGCTTCGCCGGTCATCTCGCGCAGACCGCTCGTGCTCTGGTTCGCGTAGCCGCAGAAAAGCCGAAACCGAATTCGGAACGCATGCGCGAGTTCCGCGACTCCAACTTGCCTTCCTTCGAGCAGCAGCTCTTTTCCACGGAACCGATTTATAAGAGCCTGGAGACTGCTCTCCTGACCGACTCTCTCAGCGACATGCAGGATACTCTGGGCAAAGACGACCCAGACGTGCAGAAGGTGCTGCAAGGAAAAACCGCCGCAGAGGCCGCGAAAGAGATGATCGCCAGCACGAAGTTGGATGATGTGGCGGTGCGCAAACAGCTCTATGAAGGCGGGCAAGCCGCGATTGACGCCAGCACCGATGCCCTGATCGTTGCGATGCGCGCCATCGACGCCGACGCTAGGGCCACTCGCAAGCAATATGAAGATAAAGTCGAATCGGTAGTCCGCCGCGATGGCACCATCGTCGCCAAGGCTCGATTCGCGCAGAGCGGCTTTGCCCAACCGCCGGACGCCACTTTCACACTTCGTCTGAGTTATGGCGCGGTAAAGGGATATCAGGAGAACGGAAAGACGATTCCCTTCGAGACAAACATCGGTGGCGCGTATCAACACGCGGCTGAGCACAACAGCCAACCGCCTTACAACCTTCCTGAGAGCTGGATGCAGTCGAAGGCGAAGCTGGATTTGAAGACGCCGCTGAACTTTGTCTCAACCCCCGACATTATCGGAGGGAATTCAGGATCGCCCACGGTCAATAAAGCGGGCGAGGTCGTGGGAATCATATTCGATGGCAACATCGAGTCGCTGCCCTGGAACTTCGCCTTCAACGACAGGCAGGGCCGTGCCGTTTCCGTGGACTCACGCGGCATTCAGGAGGCCCTGCGAAAAATCTACGGGGCGACCGCCTTGGCGGATGAATTGATGGGAACGAAGGCCGATGCGGCGAGGGCGGGAAAATAA
- a CDS encoding citrate synthase, producing MTTNRAPRGLEGVVATISKICYIDGDAGVLAYRGIDIHELAEKSNFEETCYLLWFGKLPSRPELRELSERLARERKLDSAIITLLRNAPAHALPMDVLRTAVSALSFYDPLEKSNVGQANVDKAIRITSQIAMIVAAYDRIRKGKAVVDPDPKLSHAANFLLMLNGTAPSATAERALDIALILHADHELNASTFAARVTAATLSDMHSAITSAIGALKGPLHGGANEAVFQILQAIDSSGSDPVDYIKGILAQKKKIPGFGHRVYHTEDPRATHLRAMSRDLGNSSGQGKWFEMSHKIEEFVKAEKKLNANVDFYSASTYHTLGIDVDLFTPVFAVSRVSGWAAHVMEQLNDNRLIRPRADYLGPEYPSHYVEMDRR from the coding sequence GTGACTACGAACCGGGCTCCGAGAGGACTTGAAGGCGTCGTTGCCACCATTTCCAAGATCTGTTACATCGACGGAGACGCCGGGGTTCTGGCCTATCGCGGCATTGACATCCACGAACTGGCCGAGAAATCGAACTTTGAGGAGACGTGCTACCTCCTGTGGTTCGGAAAACTACCCTCGCGCCCCGAACTGCGCGAATTGAGCGAGCGCCTGGCCCGCGAACGCAAGCTCGATTCAGCCATCATCACTCTGCTGCGGAATGCGCCCGCTCACGCGTTGCCCATGGACGTGTTGCGGACCGCCGTCTCCGCTCTATCGTTCTACGATCCTCTGGAGAAGAGCAACGTCGGCCAGGCCAACGTCGACAAGGCGATTCGCATCACCTCGCAGATCGCCATGATCGTGGCCGCCTATGACCGCATCCGTAAGGGAAAAGCTGTGGTTGATCCTGACCCCAAGCTTTCGCACGCTGCAAATTTCCTGTTGATGTTGAACGGGACGGCTCCGTCGGCGACCGCCGAGCGTGCGCTTGACATCGCGCTGATCTTGCACGCGGACCACGAACTCAACGCCTCCACTTTTGCGGCCCGGGTTACGGCGGCGACTTTGTCCGATATGCATTCGGCCATTACTTCGGCCATTGGCGCGCTGAAGGGTCCGCTGCACGGCGGCGCGAACGAGGCCGTATTTCAGATTTTGCAGGCGATCGACTCCTCCGGCTCCGATCCGGTGGACTACATCAAGGGTATCTTGGCGCAGAAGAAAAAGATTCCGGGCTTTGGGCACCGCGTGTATCACACCGAAGATCCACGGGCCACGCACCTGCGCGCCATGTCGCGGGATCTCGGCAATTCCAGCGGACAGGGCAAGTGGTTTGAGATGTCGCACAAGATCGAGGAATTTGTGAAGGCCGAAAAAAAGTTGAACGCCAACGTGGATTTTTACTCGGCTTCCACCTATCACACGCTGGGCATTGATGTAGACCTGTTCACCCCCGTCTTCGCCGTCTCACGCGTAAGTGGCTGGGCTGCCCATGTGATGGAGCAACTCAATGACAATCGCCTGATCCGTCCGCGCGCCGACTATCTGGGCCCGGAATATCCCAGCCATTATGTGGAGATGGACCGCAGGTAG
- a CDS encoding cysteine desulfurase family protein, whose protein sequence is MHRVYLDNNATTPVLPEVFEAMRPYFGEQFGNASSIHHHGQQTRAAVEDARESVAALLGCRASELVFTSGGTEADNLIIAGLVGPGDHVITSSIEHSAVLQTCRHMEELGVELTVLPVDGRSLVDPDDVRRALRPNTKLISIMMANNETGVLQPLEEIAKIAAEAGVCFHTDAVQAAGKVAVDVGRIGCHALSISGHKIHGPQGVGALFVKKGTRLRPILYGGRHERSLRAGTENVPGIVGLGKAAQLARVAFDRGDDKNMAAMRDHLQQGILAQVEDAGVNGHGAPRVPNTANIHFDYIDGEAMVIALDLKGVAVSTGAACSSGAIEASHVLLAMGLRPDQARASIRFSLGKQTVEEDIDYALALVPEVVARLRDLSPAYRRVNA, encoded by the coding sequence ATGCACCGCGTCTATCTAGACAATAACGCCACCACGCCGGTCCTGCCGGAAGTGTTCGAGGCCATGCGGCCGTATTTCGGCGAGCAGTTTGGTAACGCCTCGTCGATTCACCATCACGGGCAGCAGACCCGGGCGGCGGTCGAGGATGCACGCGAGTCGGTGGCCGCGTTGCTCGGCTGCCGTGCTTCGGAGTTGGTTTTTACCAGCGGCGGCACGGAGGCCGACAATCTCATCATCGCCGGGCTGGTTGGGCCGGGCGATCATGTGATTACGTCGAGCATTGAGCATTCTGCGGTGCTGCAAACTTGCAGGCACATGGAAGAGTTGGGTGTGGAGTTGACGGTTTTGCCTGTGGATGGGCGCAGCCTTGTCGATCCTGACGATGTGCGCCGTGCGCTGCGTCCCAATACGAAGCTGATCTCGATCATGATGGCCAACAACGAGACTGGCGTTTTGCAGCCGCTTGAGGAGATTGCGAAGATCGCCGCCGAGGCCGGCGTTTGTTTTCATACCGACGCGGTGCAGGCAGCGGGCAAGGTTGCGGTTGATGTTGGGCGAATCGGTTGCCATGCGCTCTCGATCTCCGGCCATAAGATTCATGGGCCGCAGGGCGTGGGTGCGTTGTTCGTAAAGAAGGGTACTCGACTGCGGCCGATTCTCTATGGTGGCAGGCACGAGCGGTCGCTGCGGGCCGGGACCGAAAATGTCCCCGGAATTGTGGGCTTAGGCAAGGCTGCGCAACTAGCAAGAGTCGCCTTCGACCGCGGCGACGACAAGAACATGGCTGCGATGCGCGATCATTTGCAGCAGGGAATTCTTGCGCAGGTCGAGGACGCGGGCGTGAACGGCCACGGCGCCCCGCGCGTGCCGAATACCGCCAATATTCACTTCGACTACATCGACGGTGAAGCGATGGTGATTGCGCTGGACTTGAAGGGTGTTGCGGTATCGACCGGCGCAGCCTGTTCGTCGGGCGCGATTGAAGCATCGCATGTACTGCTGGCCATGGGCCTGCGTCCCGATCAGGCGCGAGCGAGTATTCGGTTCAGCCTGGGCAAGCAGACGGTCGAGGAAGATATTGATTACGCGCTGGCGTTGGTGCCGGAGGTTGTGGCGCGATTGCGAGACTTGTCCCCTGCCTACCGGAGGGTGAATGCCTGA
- the mnmA gene encoding tRNA 2-thiouridine(34) synthase MnmA: MTTDTIAVAMSGGVDSSTVAAMLRAEGHNVIGLTMQLWNQRRLAGRDGMPETSQGRCCSLDDVYDARRVAQQIGIPYYVVNHEERFERDVIRPFVEEYVSGRTPIPCSLCNNHLKFDQLLVVAQQIGAERVATGHYARVAFDEGRGRWLLKRPADVSKDQTYFLFGLTQDQLSRTIFPLGDMTKPEVRVLAHKHGLALAEKADSQEICFVPGGDYKRFIDAYLSEQGEALPDTAGDLVTTNGEVIGEHSGIHNFTVGQRKGLGVATGSPLYVIQISGVNKQVIVGGEEHLYSRTLRARRVNLIAVDDLHEPMRVTVKIRHRHEPATAAIERTSADEILVTFDEPQRAITPGQAAVFYHGNIVVGGGWIG, translated from the coding sequence CTGACCACAGACACTATCGCCGTAGCCATGTCGGGCGGTGTGGATTCTTCCACCGTCGCGGCTATGCTGCGTGCCGAGGGGCACAACGTTATCGGGTTGACGATGCAGTTGTGGAATCAGCGCCGACTTGCGGGCAGGGATGGCATGCCTGAGACGTCGCAGGGGCGCTGCTGTTCGCTCGACGATGTTTACGACGCGCGGCGCGTGGCCCAGCAGATCGGCATTCCGTATTACGTGGTGAATCACGAGGAGCGGTTTGAGCGCGACGTGATTCGTCCGTTTGTGGAAGAGTATGTTTCGGGGCGCACGCCCATTCCGTGCAGCCTTTGCAACAATCATTTGAAGTTTGATCAGTTGCTCGTTGTGGCCCAGCAGATCGGGGCCGAGCGTGTTGCGACGGGACACTATGCTCGCGTCGCTTTCGACGAGGGGCGGGGGCGCTGGCTGCTGAAGCGTCCCGCTGACGTGAGCAAGGACCAGACTTACTTTCTGTTCGGTCTGACGCAAGACCAGCTTAGCCGGACCATCTTCCCGCTCGGCGATATGACGAAGCCCGAGGTCCGCGTGCTCGCCCACAAGCACGGACTCGCGCTGGCCGAGAAAGCAGACTCGCAGGAAATCTGCTTCGTCCCCGGCGGCGACTATAAGCGGTTTATCGACGCCTATCTATCGGAGCAGGGCGAGGCCTTGCCCGATACCGCTGGCGACCTTGTTACCACGAACGGCGAGGTGATCGGCGAGCATTCCGGCATTCACAACTTCACCGTCGGTCAGCGCAAGGGACTTGGCGTCGCCACGGGATCGCCGCTCTACGTCATCCAGATCAGCGGCGTGAACAAGCAAGTGATTGTGGGCGGGGAAGAGCATCTTTACTCGCGCACTTTGCGCGCCCGCCGCGTGAATCTGATCGCCGTCGACGATCTGCACGAGCCGATGCGCGTGACCGTAAAGATTCGCCATCGCCACGAGCCCGCAACGGCCGCGATCGAGAGAACAAGCGCCGATGAAATTCTCGTCACCTTCGACGAGCCGCAGCGCGCCATAACTCCGGGACAGGCCGCAGTTTTCTACCACGGCAACATCGTCGTTGGCGGCGGCTGGATCGGATAG
- a CDS encoding nodulation protein NfeD, giving the protein MVRFIMVRFILSLAAVAAFLTPASAEVLKVVVDDTIQPISAEYIERAIDEAHRRNAEAVLIELNTPGGLVSSTRDIIEKITSSPVPVIVYVTPTGGHAGSAGIFILESADVAAMAPGTAAGAAHPVTLIGPVQVKPDEEMNRKIENDAAALIRSVASKRGRNIEAAESAVRESKSFTEQEALAQHLIDYVASSPEDLFRQMQGKSFKHFNGASGSLNLADQSVIPFGMTLKEHILDTLMDPNVAFLLLAIGALALYVEFNHPGAVIPGTVGVVFILLAAFALNFLPTRFAALGLILGAFALFGAEAKFASHGIFTIGGIVLLTIGGLLLVDSPIPEMRVHLLTALAVSIPFGLITAFLMTIAVRARRNKVVTGAQGLVGETGVAQTSLSPQGKVFVHGELWDAVASSHLPIGQLVLVRRVDGLTLQVEALAATSPPASPAPAIL; this is encoded by the coding sequence ATGGTGCGCTTCATTATGGTGCGCTTCATTCTCTCGCTGGCGGCGGTCGCTGCTTTCCTGACGCCCGCCTCCGCCGAAGTCCTCAAGGTCGTGGTCGACGACACCATCCAGCCCATCAGCGCGGAGTACATCGAACGCGCCATCGACGAAGCGCATCGTCGCAACGCCGAAGCCGTATTGATCGAGCTCAATACTCCCGGCGGCCTCGTTAGTTCCACGCGCGACATCATCGAGAAGATCACGTCGTCTCCGGTACCCGTCATCGTCTATGTCACGCCTACCGGTGGTCATGCGGGTTCTGCCGGAATTTTCATTCTCGAATCCGCTGACGTCGCGGCCATGGCTCCAGGAACCGCCGCCGGCGCGGCCCATCCCGTCACGCTGATTGGCCCCGTGCAAGTCAAGCCCGACGAGGAGATGAACCGCAAAATCGAAAACGATGCCGCCGCTCTGATTCGATCCGTTGCCAGCAAGCGCGGACGCAACATCGAAGCCGCCGAAAGCGCGGTGCGCGAGTCCAAGTCTTTTACCGAGCAGGAAGCGCTTGCGCAACATCTCATCGACTACGTCGCCTCGTCGCCCGAAGATCTCTTCCGCCAGATGCAGGGGAAAAGCTTCAAACATTTCAATGGAGCCTCCGGTTCGTTGAACCTTGCGGACCAGTCGGTCATTCCTTTTGGCATGACGCTGAAGGAGCACATTCTTGATACCCTGATGGACCCGAACGTCGCCTTCCTGCTGCTCGCGATCGGCGCGCTCGCCTTGTATGTCGAATTCAATCATCCCGGCGCCGTGATTCCGGGAACCGTCGGCGTGGTCTTCATTCTGCTGGCGGCCTTCGCGCTTAACTTCTTGCCTACGCGTTTCGCCGCACTGGGGCTGATCCTCGGGGCTTTTGCTCTTTTCGGAGCGGAGGCCAAGTTCGCCAGTCACGGCATCTTTACCATCGGAGGAATCGTTCTGCTGACGATAGGAGGCTTGCTTCTGGTGGATTCGCCCATTCCCGAAATGCGCGTGCATCTGCTGACGGCGTTGGCCGTCAGCATTCCGTTCGGCCTCATCACCGCTTTCCTCATGACCATCGCCGTCCGTGCCCGGCGCAACAAAGTAGTGACCGGCGCGCAGGGCCTGGTCGGCGAAACCGGAGTCGCGCAAACCTCGCTCTCGCCGCAAGGCAAAGTCTTCGTCCACGGCGAACTTTGGGACGCGGTCGCCTCCTCGCACCTTCCGATCGGTCAACTCGTGCTGGTTCGTCGAGTCGACGGCCTCACGCTTCAGGTCGAGGCGCTCGCGGCAACCTCCCCTCCAGCCAGCCCCGCACCCGCGATTCTCTAA
- a CDS encoding NAD(P)/FAD-dependent oxidoreductase: protein MTKTPSDGLARVAIVGAGFGGLNAARALARAPVSITVIDRTNYHTFQPLLYQVATAGLSPGEIAAPIRSILRSHKNIEVLMAEVTGFDLDQRIVETPNANIPYDYLIVAAGASHAYFGHDDWEPYAPGLKTIEDALEIRRRVLLAFELAERQAATSEAAVPLNFVVVGGGPTGVELAGTLAEISRHALTHEFRSIDPARTHILLLEGGPRVLPSYSEDLSRSAQEQLNHLGVEVRTSATVTQIEPGVVFAGNTRLPATVILWAAGVAASPLGKKIGTPVDRAGRVLVQPDLSVPGHREVFVIGDLAALKDEHGKMLPGVAPVAMQQGNFVARLIGEELMRETLKQRAPYFSRSVREGGDFALRPFFHYSDKGSLATIGRAAAVAEFGKIHISGFIAWLSWLFIHILFLIGFRNRLLVFIQWAWSYVTYERGARLITGSTYLPGWSAEPLTRTPAVSAAPTNASQEIRAKSLE from the coding sequence ATGACGAAGACTCCGAGTGACGGATTGGCTCGCGTCGCGATCGTCGGCGCGGGCTTCGGCGGCTTGAATGCCGCGCGCGCCCTGGCGAGAGCGCCAGTCAGCATTACGGTGATCGACCGCACGAATTACCACACCTTCCAGCCGTTGCTCTACCAGGTCGCTACCGCGGGCCTCTCGCCGGGAGAGATCGCCGCCCCCATCCGCTCCATTCTGCGCTCGCACAAGAACATCGAAGTGCTGATGGCGGAAGTTACTGGATTCGATCTTGACCAGCGCATCGTCGAAACTCCCAATGCGAATATTCCGTACGACTACCTGATCGTTGCCGCGGGCGCGAGCCACGCTTACTTCGGCCATGATGATTGGGAACCCTACGCCCCCGGACTCAAGACCATCGAAGACGCGCTCGAAATCAGGCGTCGCGTGCTGCTCGCCTTCGAACTAGCGGAGCGGCAAGCTGCAACGAGCGAAGCGGCCGTTCCTCTCAACTTCGTGGTAGTCGGCGGCGGGCCCACCGGCGTCGAATTGGCCGGCACGCTTGCCGAAATATCCCGGCACGCGCTCACTCATGAATTCCGTTCCATCGATCCGGCGCGCACACATATCCTGCTCCTCGAAGGCGGACCGCGCGTCCTGCCATCGTACTCGGAAGATCTTTCCCGCAGCGCACAGGAACAACTCAATCATCTCGGAGTGGAAGTCCGGACCTCGGCCACCGTGACGCAGATTGAACCCGGCGTCGTCTTTGCGGGAAACACCCGGCTGCCGGCGACGGTGATTCTGTGGGCTGCCGGAGTCGCCGCCTCCCCGCTCGGCAAAAAGATCGGAACTCCGGTCGATCGCGCCGGACGCGTGCTGGTCCAACCCGACCTTAGCGTTCCTGGCCATCGGGAAGTATTTGTCATCGGCGATCTCGCCGCGCTGAAAGACGAACACGGAAAGATGTTGCCTGGTGTCGCTCCAGTCGCGATGCAGCAAGGTAACTTCGTCGCCAGATTGATCGGTGAAGAATTGATGCGGGAAACATTGAAGCAGCGTGCCCCGTACTTCTCGCGTTCTGTGCGAGAAGGCGGGGATTTTGCCCTCCGCCCTTTCTTCCATTACTCGGACAAGGGCAGCCTCGCCACTATCGGACGCGCAGCCGCTGTCGCCGAGTTCGGTAAGATTCACATCTCTGGCTTTATCGCCTGGTTATCCTGGCTATTCATCCACATTCTTTTCCTGATCGGCTTTCGCAATCGGCTCTTGGTTTTCATTCAATGGGCGTGGTCGTATGTCACGTATGAACGGGGAGCGCGTCTGATTACCGGCAGCACATACTTACCGGGATGGAGTGCCGAACCATTAACTCGTACTCCGGCAGTTTCAGCCGCACCGACGAACGCGTCCCAAGAAATCCGCGCCAAGTCTCTCGAATAG